A stretch of the Chitinophagaceae bacterium genome encodes the following:
- a CDS encoding ABC transporter permease: MSLIENIRLALRAIFGNLMRTVLTCLIIAFGIMALVGILTAIDSLESSIKSNFSSMGSNSFSIERKWNDMRGGGGGEDEKPGPPILYRESVLFKDRYNYPAQVSVSENITGISTIKYESKKTNPNVLVTGVDENFLLTTGNQVALGRFFTLDEVKEGSPVIVLGKDVVDKIFGTKEDPVNKFVSMYAMRYRVIGVLGAKGSSMVSRGDNVVLIPILNAIRNFMGHNNSVNMDVNVSSIDQLQPAIDEATSLFRNIRGLRLGEEDDFKISKSDELANELIGNIQYVTYAATLIGIITLFGAAIGLMNIMLVSVTERTREIGVSKALGATRKEIRAQFLTEAIVICQLGGILGIILGILVGNLVSLVLGASFIIPWLWIVAGIIFCFIVGLVSGLYPAVKASRLDPIEALRYE; this comes from the coding sequence ATGAGCTTAATTGAAAACATACGACTTGCTTTACGCGCCATTTTCGGCAACCTGATGCGCACTGTACTTACCTGTCTCATCATTGCTTTTGGCATCATGGCACTTGTAGGTATTTTGACTGCTATCGACAGCCTGGAGAGTTCGATTAAAAGCAATTTCTCAAGCATGGGCTCCAACTCATTTTCTATTGAGCGAAAGTGGAATGATATGAGGGGAGGTGGCGGAGGGGAAGATGAAAAACCAGGCCCGCCTATTTTATACCGCGAGTCTGTATTATTTAAAGACCGGTATAATTATCCTGCACAGGTTTCAGTTTCTGAAAACATTACCGGCATTTCAACAATTAAGTATGAATCAAAAAAAACCAACCCTAATGTGTTGGTTACCGGAGTGGATGAAAACTTTTTGTTGACCACCGGAAACCAGGTTGCATTGGGACGTTTCTTTACACTTGATGAAGTGAAAGAAGGATCTCCGGTGATCGTTTTGGGGAAGGATGTGGTTGATAAAATTTTTGGTACCAAAGAAGATCCTGTCAACAAGTTTGTTTCTATGTATGCAATGCGTTACAGGGTGATTGGCGTGCTGGGTGCAAAAGGTTCCAGTATGGTATCTCGTGGCGATAATGTGGTTTTGATTCCCATTCTGAATGCGATCCGCAATTTTATGGGTCACAATAATTCCGTAAATATGGATGTGAATGTGAGCTCTATTGACCAGTTGCAACCTGCTATTGATGAAGCCACCAGTTTATTCCGCAACATTCGGGGATTAAGGTTAGGAGAGGAAGATGACTTCAAAATATCGAAGAGCGATGAGCTGGCCAATGAGTTAATTGGAAATATTCAATATGTAACGTATGCTGCTACGTTAATCGGAATCATCACCTTATTCGGTGCGGCGATTGGATTAATGAATATCATGCTGGTTTCCGTAACTGAACGAACACGCGAAATAGGAGTGAGCAAAGCGTTAGGTGCCACGCGAAAAGAAATCCGTGCACAGTTTCTTACGGAAGCCATTGTGATTTGTCAGCTTGGTGGCATACTGGGAATTATACTTGGGATATTGGTAGGTAACCTTGTCTCCCTCGTGCTTGGAGCCAGTTTCATTATTCCATGGCTGTGGATTGTTGCAGGTATAATTTTTTGTTTTATTGTTGGCTTGGTTTCCGGTTTATATCCGGCAGTAAAAGCTTCACGACTTGATCCGATTGAAGCGTTGCGTTATGAGTAA